DNA sequence from the Penicillium psychrofluorescens genome assembly, chromosome: 3 genome:
GATCGCGTGTGGACTCCCAAGGCCAACTCCGATGCCATGATACGTGAATATATATACAGAGGCACACATCTATAAACATCGATACGCCACAACCACCCCCATGCATCGAGACATAGAAATATACTAAAATAGACAATGTTAAAAGCTTTGAAGAATTACTCTCCACCTTCTAAAAGGTTTGAACGTAATCACCACCACATACCACTACACTCCCCGCCAATCACAGCCCACATAATCCGTGACGGCACGCTGACTCAGCTTCTCGCCTCAGGCATCCAACTCCCACGGCAAAATCCGGTACACTCTCTCATCCGAACCTCCCTGCTACTCTCtcactcccaccaccaccacctctctcctccccccctcctccaTTGATCCAGGTCACCTCTCCCGCAATGGCATCCCTGTCCATCTTCCGTGTTGCGACGCGTGCCGTCCGACCAGCCAGCTTCTACCGTGCTCCCCAATTGACCCGGTCCCGGATGCAGGCCCCGGTGGCTCTAACGATTCGCTCCTTCGGCACCACCCCCAAGCTCCGCTCCGGCCACGAGGACGAGACATATGAGGAGTTCTCTGCTAGGTACGATTGCTGTCCCTTGCGATTGTTCTCGGCACTACCGCGTGCCTTCAACAAACTGCCCCGGACTATCGCTTGTGGGCTGTGACGCAGAACTAGTGTGCTGACCGGTGCTTGTCAATTGCAGATTCGAGAAGGAATTCGATGGTGTCCAGGACGTTTTCGAGCTTCAGGTAAGCAAAGAAGTCTACCTCGGGATGGATGGAACGACATTTGCGATCTTTGCGATATCTGTTATCTGTCTCAAATCCTCCACGAGCATCCACTCTCGTGCCCAATGGTCCGAGACTAACATCCCACCCAGCGCAACCTGAACAACTGCTTCGCCTACGATCTCGTCCCCTCCGTTGAGGTCCTCACCGCTGCCCTCAAGGCCGCCCGCCGGGTCAACGACTTCCCCACCGCCGTCCGGGTGTTCGAGGGTAACGCTCAACCCGCCTCGCTATAAGAAGCCACACTAACAATCCATAATAGGcgtcaaggccaaggtcgagaacaaggaacAGTACAAGCAGTACctcgaggcgctggagggtATGCGCCAGGAACTCGGCGTCGCTCTTCGGGAAGAGCTTTACCCGCAGGAGGAGTAAACGCATCCCGTCGGTCTCTTTTGTCTTCGCCATTTTTCTCCCGATAGTACCCCTCTACGCCTCTCGTCGCTAcgccagcgccatcaccaccctctCCTTCTGACTGGCTGAGGAAGGTCGGGCTAAGAGAGAAAACTGTATACATACTCTTTGTTGAGATCTCTTGTGTTGTTAGGCTGCCGTTGTCTAGAAAAAGGTCTCTTGTACCTTGCTTGGGTTGGTGCTTAATCTATTTCGATTCCATTACCGTTCGGCCATCATTCGCTCTTCTGCCATATGAACAGTAAACTGCTACTTATAACTTGCCCGGAGTATCTTTGCTAAACGTGGCAAGGGTATTTCTACAGTATCGAGAGTAGTCATGAGTAAAAAAAAGTGCCATGTGCAATCATATAAGTACagcgaaaagaaaaaagcagTAAGAAAAAAAACACTCTAGAAAAAGCTACCGCAGCAACCACGAAGATTTTGTGTAGGGCCCAACACAGAGACAAGTCAAAAAAGAACACCAGAACCATCCGCACGTAGGTATGTGTCCGCTCAAACGCCAGGTACAGAATGAGACCCACGACTTCAGCAATATACTCATTGGGTATGCAATGGGAGGAAGGGGGGGGATGCAAAGAGGATCGTGACAGAAGATTAGTGCGTGCCAACATGCTTGAAATAGCTGGGGCGGCAGTCCTCCTTGGCAAGGAAGTCGGCGCCATCGTAGGATTTGCCCGGGGTACAGCCGGAACATTTGGGCGAGTTGGGACAGTTGAGGTACGGGATGTGGTTGTATCCGATGTCGCGGAACCTGCAGATAACATGTGAGTAAAAAATGATCTCAAGCCGGTCAACAGGTACAATGACTTGACTTACCAATGCACCTTGGAGGCATCCTCTAACATCCCTAACGCAATTGAGTGGACAGGCGCATCGCCCCAGCGCTCGTAGAAGAAGCCACCGGCACGATCCAGGTGATCAAAGTAGGCCTCGTATTTTTCCCCGCGGAAGAAGGTCATGTCACCGATCTCAAAGTTCGACCAGAAGTGGCAGGTCGAGTATCCCTGGGCCTTCATGTTGTGATCGGGGCGGGTCTCATCCGTCAGCCACTCCCACATGTTGTTCTCGACGAGGTAATCCGGGTGGGCGGCAAGGAATCGCTTGGTCTCCGGCCACAGGTTCGGGATACTTTCCGGCGCGTCGTAGAGGTTGATGGTGAAACCGTAGGTTTTGTTGTTGTCCTCCATGTACCGGAAGACGTCGTAGTCAACGTCGCAGAAGAACTTCACGTTCGGCTCAATGCGCCAGTACCAGCGATACTCCTTGAGAGCCGGGTGCTTGTAGAAGAAGCCGCTGTTCCAGCGACACATCTGGTGGTAGGAGATCATCTCGCTGTACTGGATGCCCTGCTCCTTCAGCAACTCAGCCGACTCTTTGAAGATCTCCTCGTTGATCCACTCGGGCACCTTCCAGTGTTCATCCGGCACCAGCTCTGCAAATGCATAAATTAGTCATTAATTCCTTCTGGACTGGTTGGGTCACGCTACCAAATTGGCACTTCGCCTTGGTCTCCGCCTGCGTCCTTCTCTTGAATTCCTCGGTGAAGGGCTTGTCGTTCATGAAAATGTAGGGATAGTTAAATTTGCTGTTCCATGTACGCTCGAGATCCTTCATCGTGGAAACCATGTCGTCCAGTTCCTCGTTGCGGACGAGCgcgacgagcgcggcgtTGGTGCGGGCCGTGTTGGCGCTGTCGGGGGAGTAGTCATTCTCCGTGGCGCGCCATAAAAAAGTCCCTGCTGGTTCTCCGGTTGCTTTATTGCTTGTCAGTATTGATGTGCTGGAGGGGGCGATCGcagcaaaaaaaaaaaaaagtcgGGGTGGCAATGAAACACGTACGGTCTAGCAAAGGATCCTTTTTCATCCCGTTGATGAGTTTGCCCCCGAAGGCGGACGGGGTCTGGTTCAAGTGGAAGACCAGGAATAGACAAAGCAAGATGCCTACAGCACCCAGCATGCGAATGGGGCGCGCGacagccatggtggatggatgggtgTGGTTGTTGGAAAAGGGGAGGattggatgatgaggatgattgATTAGCAAGCTTGACCCGATCGGGCCTTAGTGCACAGGTATCTATCTGCCCGCCGCATGAGCACTGCTTGACTTTATCATtcactctctcccttccAAGATGGCGCTCGCGGCCAGAATTGGGGTCCTGACGGATGACCTGATCGCTGCCACGGCCAGGGTCTCACCCGATCAGAAGGTACGTGCTGTTTATCCGACACTTCTGGCGCGGATGTTGATTGTATACAGGATTCGACCCGCGTCAAGAGCTTGAAGCGTCGCGTAGAGGCCTCTTTCCACACAGGAACTCATGGACGCACCGATCCATTTGCGGTAGCCAAGCAGCTGGAGGGGCTGCAGGAGAAATTCCAAGTTCTGAACCGAGATGAGCTCGCCGATGCTCTGCGCATCCGTCTTTCGGAGCTGGACAACTACAAGAAGTCGTGGTCGCCGGAGATTCTCAGTCTCTTCCTGCAACTATCCAATCGCCCGGCTGTATTTTCCAACGTGGATTGGCTGAAGGTGTCCGCCGATCCCATTGTGGAACCCGAGTCACTCTCATGGTCCGACCTGAATGCTCAAGGCCTTGCCTACAGCGACGAGGATATCTGGGAAGAGGTGAACTTTGCAGCCGACTCCTCTGATGACGGCTTATCCTCCCTCTCCAGTGGCACGTCCAGCCCGAGGACCGTGCCTCAAAATTCCGATGCCCTGGAAAAGGGGTATGTTGTCCCCGATGAAATGTTCGTGTCagccgaagaggaagactTGGTTGTCTCCATTGAAAAAGTCCAGTTCTGGAAAGCTGAGAACCATTCGACAATACCAAAAGGCAAAGAGGATGCCTCTCGCACCATCACGGAACA
Encoded proteins:
- a CDS encoding uncharacterized protein (ID:PFLUO_005680-T1.cds;~source:funannotate), yielding MASLSIFRVATRAVRPASFYRAPQLTRSRMQAPVALTIRSFGTTPKLRSGHEDETYEEFSARFEKEFDGVQDVFELQRNLNNCFAYDLVPSVEVLTAALKAARRVNDFPTAVRVFEGVKAKVENKEQYKQYLEALEGMRQELGVALREELYPQEE
- a CDS encoding uncharacterized protein (ID:PFLUO_005681-T1.cds;~source:funannotate); amino-acid sequence: MAVARPIRMLGAVGILLCLFLVFHLNQTPSAFGGKLINGMKKDPLLDPTGEPAGTFLWRATENDYSPDSANTARTNAALVALVRNEELDDMVSTMKDLERTWNSKFNYPYIFMNDKPFTEEFKRRTQAETKAKCQFELVPDEHWKVPEWINEEIFKESAELLKEQGIQYSEMISYHQMCRWNSGFFYKHPALKEYRWYWRIEPNVKFFCDVDYDVFRYMEDNNKTYGFTINLYDAPESIPNLWPETKRFLAAHPDYLVENNMWEWLTDETRPDHNMKAQGYSTCHFWSNFEIGDMTFFRGEKYEAYFDHLDRAGGFFYERWGDAPVHSIALGMLEDASKVHWFRDIGYNHIPYLNCPNSPKCSGCTPGKSYDGADFLAKEDCRPSYFKHVGTH